aaaaaaaagtatagattttcttctatttttttccctctttttcCCTTTCCTTCTTCTCCCTCCTCTCGTTTCTCTTTCTTTCTCAGTTGAGTTTGTGAATTGAAAGGAGTGCAATATANTGTTCAAATATCATCCACCGTTCATTTCAATTACtgatatattttcttgcatatttatgaatggaTTGATATACCATTGTCATGGACAACGGATTTTGGTCCGGAAATTGAGTCCACTGGACAACGTGGCTTCGGCCCGAAAAATTAGTCCAATGAACAACATGTCAAAATTCTCGggtatatggttcatctgaacaacGCGCACCGAATATTTCGGTCCGGAGAATGTTCGCCCGGCTCGTAAAAATTGCTCAATTAGAGCCACCaatgttaatttatgaaattttcatttatctctTATTCCATTGCATAGCattcataacatctaaattGTTATGCCTTTTAATTCATGCATAATTATAATgaagcactattttaatttatttaaaagctataTACTAATTTAAACTCACTAAGTTCTCAAAGACTTAACCCTCTGTTTCTTTTCGTCTATTGTAATTTCCAGACACAGGAACCCTAGAATTGGAACAGGAGGAAATAATTGAAGCTGAAATAAGAGCGTTTAAAAGTTGTGATgatctgtttataaataaatgttaaacttccgctgtaaaataattgtacatatttgaaataagactgtaaatatttgtttataaTCTTGTAATAATAGTCGTTCATAAAGAAAGATTGTAGAAAATGTGCCACTTAGTAAGGGAATAATTATGAATTCCTAAACCGGGCGCCAcagaggtggtatcagagcatggtTCCTTAGAGTCTAGAGCCTAAGGTTTATGATAATGTCCTACGTTAATCTTTATGTTTTCCTCATAATTGAAATGTCTCTTTTCAGGATGACAGAGTCTCGTGGGACatcaaagaaaaaacaaactATAATCATCCACCAAATGGAAGAAGAAATagcaaaattaagcaaagaaaACTCGGACTTGAAATGTCGAGTGAATATGTATCGGGAGCATTTTAAAACCTTTGGAACAACTGAAACTTTTCATGGATTTATTGAAGAACGGATGAGGGCTGATAATCTAGCATATCAGGGAGAATTTGGTCATGTATTGTATGAAAGAGACCGCACTCTGATATACTTTCTAGACATGCATGAATTCTATGACCGAGGTTTGATTAGTTTCTTAAAAGGAGTATCACACCCTTCGATCCACATTGACCACTTAATCATGCATGGACGTGAACTGGTTTATCAATCTATCCACGGAATGGAACCTGGTGTTATCGGTCCATCTTACACAAATCAACCTAATCAGACCACAGCTCCTCCGATCACTAGCACATTTGAAACCGGAGGTAGTAGCTTGACTAACAATATCCCACCGTATGTACCAGCCCCTTTTGTAGAATATCCTGGAGTCATGAACACAGCAATAGACCAAAACCCATTTATGGTAAATGATTATCTGTTGCAGTCACCGGAAGTTGAATTTCTTCTTGACCCCATGTGGGAAAACTTTGTATTTGGAGTAGATGAACTTGTTCCATTGACTATCCTACCTGAaagtgaaaatgaaaatgagcTTAGTTATGAACCGTACCCTGTTGAACCACATACATCACTGCCAAATACGGATCAAAATGTTACCATGGGAACCACATGCATAAATGAAGGCTCTAGCCACACAACTTTTATAGATCTCTCAGACGACGAATGAAGACAATGACTATTTTGCACTAGTATATAATTTGTATTAATAATCATCATCTTTTTTAGGTATGATGATTATCAAGGTCATCATTTTTTGTAGGCATGATGACTCAGTTTGCTTGTTCTATTTGTATTATGCTTGGGTAttgtaaatatttgaaacatgtcctgtttataaataaaactGACTGTTTACCCTCTGACATAAATATGTACagttatgatataaatatagtgcaagatatgttcatattttatatttatgtgtttAGAATGACGTCTTAACAAAATAGTACTCAAGCCAGAATCGGACAAGACATTCCCCCTCAAGATGACCACAACTCGGCAACTGGTGGAAATTCCAGAAATGCTCAACACAATCCACCCCAAGAACAAAACAtacaaaatatgtttgaaataatgcaTCAATTTGTGCAGTTTTGTCAGCAAAATCAACCACAACCTCATGATCAAGCTCAAGAACATCACATTGAGGCAAATGATCgagcttttgagagatttttgagattcaaACTGCCAAAGATTGAAGGAAAACCAGATGCTTGTCAAGCAGAATCTTGGCTaagcaaaatcaacaaaatattctctaTTCTTAATTATTCTGAAGACCAAAAGGTGAATTTTTCCACTTACTTATTTGAAGAAGCATCTCATAACTGGTGGCGTATGGTGGAACATAAGTGGACAAAAAATCACAACCCAAAAATGTGGGACAATTTTCTGCAAGAATTCGAAGGTAAATATATAACTCAAGTTATATTAAATACCCGAGAACGTGAATTTATGGATTTAGTCCAAGGTGACATGACCATAGCTCAATATGAGGCAGAATTCCACCGTCTTATACATTATGCAAAACATTACATGGAAGATGAggtaagaaaaaagaaaaaatttgttcACGGATTAAATCTAGATATTCGTTGGGCAACATTGTCCACAGAAGTTGCCAGTTATGTTTCTGCTGTTAATCAAGCTCTacgagtgaaagaagatatcaAGGCACTTCTtaaaaaagaggaagaagaaaagaaaatcaggaAGCCCAACCTTTTTTAGGATAATAACCGGAagagaaaatttgaaaagaaaacacaaACAGTCAGGCAAGGAGAAGCTGTCAAAGGAAAAGTTCCAAGAAACAACAATAAAAAGTGTGGATATTGTGGATTACCAAATCATGAAGAAGAAAAGTGCCGGAGAAAAGGTGGGAAATGTCTTATTTGCGGAAGTGAGCATCACCGTATTCAAGATTGTCCAAAAAAGACGTAGAAGACTCAAACCACAACAAAGCCAAAGATACTTGCTCGAGCCTATGCCCTCTTAGGAAACAAAGAGGAGGAAGTTGACCCCACTGCAGGCGTAGAAGGTACTGTTACCATATTATCCAGTTCTGCAAAAACTTTATTTGATCCAGgagctactcattcttttatctcAAAAGTTTTTGTACGTAAATTACCAGTGTTATCGGATCAGTTACCATATAGCTTCGAAATTAGCTCAACTTTAGGGACAACGATGATTACTGACATCATTTACAAAAACTGTCCCTTAAACTTCCAAGAAAAGAATATCTAGCAGATTTGATTGAATTACCTATCAAGAACTATGATattattcttggaatggactggttattTAGACACCAAGCTCAGCTCAATTGCTACACAAAAGAAGTTTATCTTCAAACTTCTCATCCAATCATTTCCAAAGCTAACCATACCATGGAAATAGTATCAACAGCAGAAGCTAGGGCTATACTAAAAGACAACAGACAAGGATTTCTagcttatttgataaataagccAAAATATCAATTCAAGATCTCAGAAATCTCAGTTGTACAAGAATTTCCAGAAGTTTTTCCTGCAGAGATCAATACTTTACCTCCTCAGAGAGATGTAGAATTTTCCATAGATCTAATACCTGGAGCACAACCCAGATCTAAAActccataccgaatggcaccttcagagttaaaagaattaaaaCTTCAATTACAAGAGCTCATGGACAAGAAATATGTCCGGCCTAGTACATCTCCATGGGGTGCTCCTGTATTATTTGTCAAAAGAAAGATGGAACTCTAAGGATGTGCATCGATTATTGAGAACTTAACAATGTTACcatcaaaaacaaatatcctCTACCGTATATCGAAGAATTGTTTGATGTTTTACAAGGGTCTCAAGTATATTCAAAACTTGATTTGCGACAAGGATATTACCAATTTCGAATTAAGGAGGATGACATCTCCAAAACGGCTTTTAATACCCGttatggacactatgagtttGTGGTAATGCCATTCGGATTAACCAACGCTCCTGCAGCTTTCATGGATATGATGCATCGAATATTTCAACCATTCTTGGACAAATTCGTTGTCatattcatagatgacattttgatattatcaagaAGTCATGAGGAACATGCTCAACATCTACGATTGATTctcaaaactttgaaagaacatcaattgtatgccaaattcagtaagtgtgaattttggctagAAAAAGTGTCATTTATTGGCCACTTTATCTCTAAGAAAGGATTTGAAGTAGATCCTGCAAAAATAGAAGCCATATCTCGCTGGAAACAACCAATCAACATCACATAAATTAGAAGTTTTCTTGGATTAGCAGGATACTACAgaagattcattaaagattttgcGAAAATTGTTGTTCCTTAGACACAGCTAACTCGCAAAGACAACCCTTTCTTGTGGAATGATGAATGTGAGAAAAGTTTTtgcaaattaaaagaaatgCTTACTAGTGCACCTGTATTAGCTTTACCAGAAGGGACAGAAGGATTTGTGGTTTACACAGATGCCTCAAAAGAAGGCTTTGGATGTGTATTAATGCAAAATGATAAAGTTATTGCATATGCATCTAGAAAATTAAAGAATCACGAGTTAAATTATCCTACTCATGATATGGAATTAGGAGCAATAGTGTTACTTAAAAACTCTAACctataaatatcattcataatatattttaggACTTGCTCCAGCAACTCGGATCATTAATCAAGCCTAAAATGTAAGTTATCAGGTGAGGAAATTACTATTCATTCTTCTATTAAAGCCTTTGGCATTTGGCCTGGAAATATCAATAgcatttatttaaagttcaaatATCATCCACCGTTCATTTCAATTACtgatatattttcttgcatatttatgaaTGCATTGATATACCATTAATGAATGGAGTCATGGACAACGGATTTTGGTCCGGAAATTGAGTCCACTAGACAACGTGGCTTCGGCCCGGAAAATGAGTCCAATGAACAACGGGTCAAAATTCCCGGGTACatggttcatctgaacaacGCGCACCGAATATTTCGTTCGGAGAATGGTTCGCCCGGCTCGTAAAAAGTGCTCAATTAGAGCCACCaatgttaatttatgaaattttcatttatctattaTTCCATTGCatagcattcataacatgtaaaTTGTTATGCCTTTTAATTCATGCATAATTATAATGAAGcgctattttaatttatttaaaagctataTACTAATTTAAACTCATTAATTCCTCAAAGACTTAACCCTTTGTTTCTTTTCGTCTATTGTAATTTCCAGACATAGGAACCCCAGAATTGGAACAAGAGGAAAATAACTGAAGTTGAAATAAGAGCGTTTAAAAGTTGTGATGATCTGTTTgtaaataaatgttaaacttccgcagtaaaataattgtatatatttgaaataagactgtaaatatttgtttataaTCTTGTAATAATAGTCGTTCATAAAGAAAGATTGTAGAAAATGTGGCACTTAGTTAGGGAATAATTATGAATTCCTAAACCGGGCGCCACATCTCATGTTGATgttccgactctagatgataagcagcataacgtctaacgtcctcgtgtagtctcttctcttcctctctggcctTACGAAGATCTTCCATCATGCACACATTATTCCCATCCAACTGGTAGTTATCTCTCtcgagtttttcatttttttctttcaatgttTTAATTTCCGTCTTcttttcctgaagttgtttttgaagttcatttataatgctttgaagatccatgttggTCTCCTATAAAGATAAAAAGAACATTTTCATAAGATactcattaaattttaattgtgcaaaaatttaaagataataaaatttttatttagaaagAAGTAGATACACTTAatacttttttttcaaatcatattttcattatattcCTGATACTTTTATTACAATCCTGATACAAATCTAATCTATCATCTCTCTTCCATCGCTGTCGCTGTCACTGTCGTCTCCGGCCACCTCCATGGGTGCCTACTCCTCCTCTGCCATGTTTTCTACCACCAGATGCAAGCAGTTGTTTTGGTCTTGAAGCTGGTCCATAGTACTTTGGAGCCTTGAAATTTACCGCTCTTGCTTGGCGCTGAACTCCTCCTGACGCTGACTAGCCTGAGTAGCACGTCCTCTCTCTATCTCCACTCTCTCCAGCAAATCCCTGTTGAGTGAGGCTAAGAGTGCGATGCGAGCTGAATCAGTCGGTATCTAtagaagttggctctcagccaagtccaaGTGATGAGTCAATCGCTGTACGTCAGTCTCTAGTATGTGCCTCATCTCACTAAGCTACTGCTTTTTCAGTTTCTCCTtagccagttgcgccttcaaagtcgctatctccctagcttgattatcgatggtaagctgacgcatacgaagggcagcctgCGGGCGCGTACGTGGAGCAaccatttcctaggataaagatcgaggtaaagcatcagaatagtataaaggatagaaaggcacaaataatagaaacaaagttgtcgtggaAAATTTTCGATACCAAGGATTGCAGAACGATTGAAGGGATATATTTTTGAAGTTGTTCAAAAATTTagggaacaaatgaaagttggactcggattgggatacactaggtttttgccaaaatttgactaaatttttgccaaaatttgactttgtcaaattttgtctgtcaaaatcccagagggattatgaacctggcggctctgataccacttaaatgtcacgccccgtgtccgaagcgtcagtgacatccggcattgtttaacaattacttgaaaacaattaagcctcatatcgaaatgccaaaaaccagtctttttcataaataaaacattgtctttacaatgaaaATAGAACAACAATTACATCAAAGTTTTACGGAAACGAAATagaagaaaagaataaaaatctcaattcttgggcatgactttcgatcaccatccccagaacgcttcctgctcctcctcatgcagctgttcttcatttttatctgaaatttgtaaggggtgagtgttttgggaaacactcagcaagtgtggggtcgatcgatttccaaagatacatatagaacttaatctttaaaacatttctttaacaaactttcaaaacttaatacttttaacttacagaaacgaatcgaatatgagacagaggttaacagatgattcagagcaTTTTAGAAACAAATCAggtcatttcagaacagacaaaacactgttactcatctcatttccatggtcaaattgttcccaatatgttagtcctctaagggctgaggccagaacatggttttatacctacaaatgagggccagacagaacatggttttatacccaccaatgggggccagacagaattacaattctcgtcccatttcaaatcaattcgtaacagtgcaacacagaATTAAAATTTAACAGAGAGAACTTATCATAGTTTCAGATATCAGAATTTCAGACGGATTCAGCGGAGTCAAAGAATTTCTAATAACAGAAGAAAcatataatcgatcgaaattttaaacagaacagaCTGTCATTTTCGAAAAAGGGACACACATAAAAGCATGTCATGTCATATATATAcgaggtttaaaaatacaagcaacatacatatcaaaaacccacttacagtaTTTTGAAGGTTGGTTCGAACGTTGCAGATCTTGGCACGAAGTTTCCTTTCGAAAGTATGGCATCACTTTGACGTGACTTTAACCAATGCGATCTTCAATCGAGCAGCACTTTGACACCGGATAGCAGCTCTGGACTGTACGAAAATTCCTTCCTCATCCTTTCTTGACTTCGGCTGAGAGCTTGTAGAATGAGGGGGAAGAACCGAATTTTTTTATGCCCTTTTGGAGTGTTTTTCTTTCCACCTTGATGTAGTATTTATAGGACAAACCAATGCTCTTCATCTAGCCCTTGGCCGAAATCTTAGGGTCCAAGATTAGCCATAAATGTAGTCCAAATTCCCATGCATTCTTCAAGAGTCACCTTTGTTTTCTATAGAATCATTTcctgcatcattaatgtgtcctggtctctcagctcctcccttagctccttcatggattaattcaaaggtcatctcttgcatattagttttgtccaaacctttagctcctcttctagctccctttttggtcttgttaggacaagcttgtttaagcttctttgagctaaaagatcgagtccttgagctggggttttactccccCAGTGACAACTCTTTGATGGATGCGGTTTCTTGTAGCTTagcttcatgttgagttaatctccgagctttgaagctacttcctcgagttaagttagctgaaatctaagttcatatttaattttatagttagaatgaaagttgttgAGCTTATATTAAGCAAAATTTCAAGTTGTGTTTTTCTTACATGATTTACTTCGGATCAaattttccgggttctcacagcTAAAGATTTCAGACAAATCCTCATTTGTTTCATGTCAAAACACTTCTTCTTCAGTCGGAATCTGATTTTGTTACTCCATCAGATTCTTCTTGACTTAagatttctttttcttcatatatactctcatATGAGGGAATGTCATCAAACTGATATACATGAACTAGATCTTGTAATAAATTTCTTCCTCGATAACTGGAATTGATTCGAAGCGCCTTATTCCGTTTCTATCATTTTTTGGACAGTTGGTCGAAATATGAGCTCTTACACTACATGCCCAGTAATCacaatcttttaaaatttcattagcTTTAGTTTGAGCTCTTCGAAAGGTTTCTTTGTTGGTTTTCGTCTCATGCTTCGAGATACGCTCGATGCTTGGGATGACATTCTACTTTTGATGGTCCACTTCTCTatccagatttataagatcaGGTTTTTTGTCTAGACTATACTATTCTTGTTTTCAAAGAATTTCCTCCACTTCTGCCATAAAGATGAGATCtgaaactcttttttttttcttttgcctTTGTGGCTTACTTTCAATGATTggtggaagatcattttctttactaTATAAAGGGTGCATTTATTTATATTcgttaatcgtttgtaattcttttgtaatgctgccataTGACACCATTCTGCTTGTTTTCCTTTAAGAAAAGATGCTCTCTTGTCAGATTATCTGGTTTGCCTGGGATATATTCTCTTATTAGTATTTCTCTGTAGGAACTTGGCATTTTGGCAAAGAAAAGTTGCATTTCTATACTTTTTTCAATCCCTGAATTTCATctatatttattgaataaaataatatatttatcaactAAAAGATGTCAtataattcaagactatacatagcttgagtatatatttttttcttctctgtgtcttgactgttaatgaaacgtccactactcatttttctttaaaatgtactagattttttttctattcTACTCATTCGACcgaatatatacatatacataaacatatttttaaaataactttgtaacatttaaaaataaaacaaccaactatatttgaaaatccaaaggaaagaattcaaaacataaaatcatcaatCGTTTATCAAACCTAACTTAGCAATATTGCAAAATAAAccaactctaacatcctctcaaaaatctcttaaaagcatcataaaattcataaaatctttaacgtaaatttaaatcataaacttaatttaaattgcggaaaactagcgttggtcctcgggttatgtacaCCTTaagtccagcaagatcaaccatcaagaccctCATTAACATCACGTCacgctcacctgcatcgatcacacctaatgagtctattgactcagcaaaccttaaccatggtaacaagtaatacatatacaatcacatgcaacattgaaaatactccagctcaaggactcgatctgtcAGCTCAAAGCAACTCAACCAAACTTGTcataacaagaccaaaaagggagctataagttgagccaagagtttggacaaattaaatgtgcaggAAATAACCTTTGCGTTAACCCATGAAAGAGCTGggggaggagctaagggctaggacaTCTTTATTATGCAAAGAATGACCCTTGATGCTTGGCCCGCCTTTGACCACATTCATGGCTTGGCTTGGGGAGCAAGGTGGCGTCCCTTGGGGTAGGAGAAAGGTCTCACATGCACTTATAAATAAGACATCAAGGTTGGAAAGAAATGCATTCCAAAAAAAAGCCTAGAAAAATTCGTCTCTTCTTCCCCTCAACCTTCACTAGTCTCGGCCGAACTCAAGCAAGGAGAAGGAAGATTTTTTTCATGTAGTCCAGTACAGAAATCCTACGTCAAAGTGCTGCTCGATCGAAGACAGAGTTTGCCAAAGtaacgtcgaagtgctgcccgatTTTCGACAAGAAACTTCCTACAAAAAatctgtaagtgggcttttgttacatattttgttgtatttttaaactttgatataaataatgtgacatgcatatatgtgtgtccttattttcgaaaatggctatctattttgtttaaaattacgatcgattatatgtttcttctatgtttcaaatccctttgattccgctgtgtctgtctaaaaatctaaaattttgaactCTGAGAAATCTAATAAGTCTGTCTGTTGCTTCTGAATTCTGTGTCCGCTGTtacaatttgaatttgaaatgggacgagaattgtgattctgtctagcccccaatggtgggtataaaaccatttccgtttggcccccaatggtgggtataaaatcatttctgtctggcccccaccggtAGGTATAAAatcgagttctggcctcaccccttagaggactaacatattggggacaatttgaccatggaaatgagatgagtaacaatgTTTtctctgttctgaaatgatctgaattgtttctgttttgtttgataagttctgtcttTCATTCAATTCGTTTCCGTCttgtcaaattaagaatattaagttttgaaagtatgtt
This genomic interval from Primulina huaijiensis isolate GDHJ02 chromosome 14, ASM1229523v2, whole genome shotgun sequence contains the following:
- the LOC140957979 gene encoding uncharacterized protein yields the protein MHQFVQFCQQNQPQPHDQAQEHHIEANDRAFERFLRFKLPKIEGKPDACQAESWLSKINKIFSILNYSEDQKVNFSTYLFEEASHNWWRMVEHKWTKNHNPKMWDNFLQEFEGKYITQVILNTREREFMDLVQGDMTIAQYEAEFHRLIHYAKHYMEDEVRKKKKFVHGLNLDIRWATLSTEVASYVSAVNQALRVKEDIKALLKKEEEEKKIRKPNLF